TACAACATCTATATCTGTGTATGATACAAGCACATACTTCAAACCAATTCATCACAAATATTTGCCATGTCAAACTTACAATTGTTACATTCTATAGCATTAACCACTTCTTGAAAGGCTGAAACACTACATGGAACAACCAAACCATCCCTTTGTTGAAACCCAAATTCATTGTATGCTTTCTCCAACAACATCTTGAATAAGGGATGACAAAGGTAACTAGTTGGAACCTCATGTCTCTCTCGTTCCTCCCCAACATATAGTGCAAAAACACCACCTTTTTTGGACCCAATATTTTTACCAATTGgctgtttttcttcttcttcaacttcctTCAACAACTCATATTGAGCAAGATCAGAGTCAACTCTACCTACAAGCTTCACCTTTTTGGCTAGTTTCTTGATTGACACAATCTTTTTCCCTAGCATCTTGTTGATTTTCAATCAAAGTGAAGTTTTGATTTTAGGAAGATATAGATATAGATGAATGAAGAGTGTGTTGTGTAGAGGAATTGACTATTATTGTGCAAGGTGAAGTGATAATGACTTGTAGCATTATCTTTGGGTAAAATAAcattagaagaaaaaaagaaaattagagTCGCTTTCTTAGTTCTCTGAATACATGACTAGAGTGTTATTTAATTCGTTTCAGGTATAGAATGAAACATTATTctcattttttaataataactagGACTTTGACTGCTTGTACGTCTAGAGTACTTCTTCTTTATGGTgataaaaaaactcaaatatgAGTGTGTTCAAAGAGACAGAGAAAGTTATTCCATgttatagttattattattatatatttgtgatttGTAAAATCGATATACGTAACATGTGGCTCACTTTAAAAATCTATACACATATTAGCATAACAATGTAGTAGGTGTGGGTTTCATTTTGACGTCATGTGTGTTAACTAAAAGTAACTTTGGTGGCTAAAAAAAGCACAAGTGCCAATGAAATGGCACAATCATTTGGTTGATTAAGGTTAGGGGTGGCTAAACATATCATGGCCCACCGGGTCGGATTGCGCACCTGCTAAAATATGACGGATTGTGTTGTAATTTTAGGTTTGTCGTCCACAAAAGTCCGTCTCACCCAAAATCTTTCGCCCGCCAAAGACCGTCCGCTTATCAATCAACCCGTAAGTTCATCATTTTTTAGTTAACTCTCCTAATTactattttttatggttttattttatacatttattgtgaatatatgtaatatatttttgagtaacatttgtttaaaatatgctttataaaaattgttttaaaaaataagtgaaaaatctaattgaaaggtaaaaaactattaatctattaaaaaaaaggaaattaaataaaTGAGAAATAGTCGGCAAACCCGCCACCCGCCaatccgccatcttggcggggtcGGTTAGATTTTTATGTCCATTTTTACTTGATGGACTTGTCCGCCCCGCTCTTTTTTTGACGGGCTTAagacggggcggggcgggcggcctgttttgccacccctacttaagACTTCAAATTTTGATATTGTTGATAGTAACATTCAATGATACGGTTGACTGATTCACACTACATTCAAAGCAAGCCTAAAAGCTAAAAGATAAAAATAGAAAGTGTTCCCTAATAAAACTAGAAATGATGGATATAAAGATGTGAAGTCGATTGGAGCGGCAACGAGTGTTTACTAATACGGTGGTATAGGACATACTTACAAGTTTAACACTATAATGCCTAAGTAAGTGAGATGTGAGAAAAATGATTATAAAGGAGTTATGATGAGTACATACATGTGAATAGCGAATGATGGACTTTATATATGGAGGACTATAAAAACTTCTCTATACCGCGCATGAGATATGGGGGATCATTCGATCAAATTCGAAGGTGGGTGATTACCATGCGGTAAAGATTGAGTGTTGGTCTTCTGGTCGCAGGTACACCCTGTCTTTAGAAATTCACTGAATGTGTATTTGGTTTCAACACTTCTGTGGCTGGGCATCTACGTCTTTAGGGTCTATGGTCGGCCCAGAACACTTGCCTCCAAGGCTCTGCTATTGCGTAAAAATGTGAAGACTTGAGATTATCGGGCCACCTTCATCCTCTATCGTAGTCTTTCTGGCGGGCTCTTACCATGCAGAAGTGTAAAAGACTAATGAGTGGGAGCAAGTGATCTTAGGAATAAGCAAATTAAATATTAGCCTTGTCACTAAAACATTTCGCATGATTGCTTCTACACATGGCCATAAGTCTCTTGGGTAGGGTGGGACGTTGTCGCTTAGAGTACTCAAGTGTACTTGAGTGTCATTGCAATATCGAGGTAGATCCCTCCATTAATTATGTCTATTGAGTTTCCTTTCTCTCTAAGCCATAAATTTGTTTCCATTGTTTC
The Vicia villosa cultivar HV-30 ecotype Madison, WI linkage group LG6, Vvil1.0, whole genome shotgun sequence genome window above contains:
- the LOC131613070 gene encoding auxin-responsive protein SAUR15-like; amino-acid sequence: MLGKKIVSIKKLAKKVKLVGRVDSDLAQYELLKEVEEEEKQPIGKNIGSKKGGVFALYVGEERERHEVPTSYLCHPLFKMLLEKAYNEFGFQQRDGLVVPCSVSAFQEVVNAIECNNCKFDMANICDELV